One Burkholderia sp. PAMC 26561 genomic window carries:
- a CDS encoding DNA topoisomerase III, whose amino-acid sequence MSKALIIAEKPSVANDIARALGGFAKHDEYYESDDYVLSSAVGHLLEIAAPEEYEVKRGKWSFANLPVIPPHFDLNPIAKSESRLKVLTKLLKRKDIDRLINACDAGREGELIFRLIAQHAKAKQPVQRLWLQSMTAGSIRDGFANLRSDADMQPLADAARCRSEADWLVGINGTRAMTAFNSKGGGFFLTTVGRVQTPTLSIVVEREEKIRRFVPRDYWEVRAEFVAAKGIYEGRWFDPKFKRVEGDPEQRDSRLWALPAAESIVAACRGKTGTVTEEAKPSTQMSPLLFDLTSLQREANGRFGFSAKNTLGLAQALYEKHKVLTYPRTDARALPEDYIPTVKDTLAMLKESNNYLPHAKQVLDKGWVKPNKRIFDNSKISDHFAIIPTLQAPKALSEPEQKLYDLVVKRFLAVFFPAAEYLVTTRITEVAGHHFKTEGKVLVEPGWLQVYGKEVGGEEANLVQVQKDETVDVEKVAAHGLVTKPPARYNEASLLSAMEGAGKLIEDEELREAMAAKGLGTPATRAAVIEGLLGEKYMVREGRELIPTAKAFQLMTLLRGLGVEELTAPELTGEWEHKLSQMERGKLPRDEFMQEIARMTQTIVKRAKEYDSDTIPGDYATLETPCPNCGSQIKENYRRFACTKCEFSMSKIPGGRQFEIPEVEQLIKDKTIGPLSGFRSKMGRPFSAILKLGFDDEIKNWKLEFDFGQDSGGEDGEPVDFSEQTPVGACPKCQSKVYEHGMSYICENSVANPKTCDFRSGKVILQQEMSREQMTKLLEEGRTDLLTGFKSSRTGRNFKAFLVKQPDGKIGFEFEKKEPKPGAKTAVKRGAAAAAPEAEDEGDGDVAVAAKKTTVKVAAKKAPAKKAAAKKAPARKTAS is encoded by the coding sequence ATGTCCAAAGCCCTGATCATTGCTGAAAAGCCTTCTGTCGCGAACGACATCGCGCGCGCTTTGGGCGGTTTCGCGAAGCATGACGAATATTACGAGAGCGACGACTATGTGCTGTCGTCGGCGGTGGGCCATCTGCTTGAAATTGCCGCGCCCGAGGAATACGAGGTCAAGCGCGGCAAGTGGAGTTTCGCCAATCTGCCGGTGATTCCGCCGCATTTCGACCTGAATCCAATCGCAAAAAGCGAATCGCGCCTGAAGGTGCTGACCAAGCTGCTCAAGCGCAAGGACATCGACCGCCTGATCAACGCCTGCGACGCCGGGCGCGAAGGCGAGCTGATTTTTCGCCTGATCGCGCAGCACGCGAAGGCCAAGCAGCCGGTGCAGCGCCTGTGGCTGCAATCCATGACGGCCGGTTCCATCCGCGATGGTTTCGCAAATCTGCGCAGCGACGCTGACATGCAGCCTCTCGCCGATGCCGCCCGTTGCCGCTCCGAGGCAGACTGGCTGGTCGGCATCAACGGCACGCGCGCAATGACCGCGTTCAACAGCAAGGGCGGCGGTTTCTTCCTGACGACCGTTGGCCGCGTCCAGACGCCAACGTTGTCTATTGTCGTGGAACGCGAAGAAAAGATTCGCCGCTTCGTGCCGCGCGACTATTGGGAAGTGCGCGCCGAGTTCGTTGCGGCGAAGGGAATCTACGAAGGGCGCTGGTTCGACCCGAAGTTCAAGCGCGTCGAGGGCGACCCCGAGCAGCGCGATTCACGTTTGTGGGCGCTGCCCGCGGCGGAATCGATCGTTGCAGCTTGTCGCGGCAAGACCGGCACAGTGACGGAAGAAGCGAAGCCGTCCACGCAGATGTCGCCCTTGCTGTTCGACTTGACCAGCCTGCAGCGCGAGGCCAACGGCCGTTTCGGTTTTTCGGCGAAGAACACCCTCGGCCTGGCGCAGGCGCTGTACGAAAAACACAAGGTGCTGACCTACCCGCGTACCGACGCGCGCGCGCTGCCGGAGGATTACATTCCGACGGTGAAAGACACGCTCGCCATGCTGAAGGAAAGCAACAACTACTTGCCGCACGCGAAGCAGGTGCTGGACAAGGGCTGGGTGAAGCCGAACAAGCGCATCTTCGATAACTCCAAGATCAGCGATCACTTCGCCATCATCCCGACGCTGCAGGCGCCGAAGGCGTTGTCGGAACCGGAGCAGAAGCTGTACGACCTCGTCGTGAAGCGCTTCCTGGCGGTGTTTTTCCCGGCAGCGGAATACCTGGTCACCACGCGGATCACCGAAGTTGCGGGGCATCACTTCAAGACCGAAGGCAAGGTTCTTGTCGAACCGGGCTGGTTGCAGGTTTATGGCAAGGAAGTGGGCGGCGAAGAAGCCAATCTCGTGCAGGTGCAGAAGGACGAGACGGTCGACGTCGAAAAGGTCGCGGCACACGGCCTCGTGACGAAACCGCCCGCCCGATACAACGAAGCGTCGTTGCTTTCGGCCATGGAAGGCGCGGGCAAGCTCATTGAAGACGAGGAATTGCGCGAGGCAATGGCCGCGAAGGGGCTGGGAACGCCGGCTACGCGGGCGGCGGTCATCGAAGGGCTGTTGGGCGAGAAGTACATGGTGCGCGAGGGCCGCGAGCTGATTCCGACGGCCAAGGCGTTCCAGTTGATGACCTTGCTGCGTGGCCTGGGCGTCGAGGAACTGACCGCGCCGGAGCTGACTGGCGAGTGGGAGCACAAGCTATCGCAGATGGAACGCGGCAAGCTCCCGCGCGACGAGTTCATGCAGGAAATCGCGCGCATGACACAGACCATCGTGAAGCGCGCGAAGGAATACGATTCGGACACGATTCCCGGCGACTATGCGACGCTGGAGACGCCGTGCCCGAATTGCGGCAGTCAGATCAAGGAGAACTATCGGCGATTCGCTTGTACGAAGTGCGAATTCTCCATGTCGAAGATCCCCGGCGGACGCCAGTTCGAGATCCCTGAAGTCGAGCAGTTGATCAAGGACAAGACCATCGGGCCGTTGTCGGGTTTTCGCAGCAAGATGGGACGGCCGTTCTCGGCAATCCTGAAGCTGGGGTTCGACGACGAAATCAAGAACTGGAAGCTCGAATTCGACTTCGGTCAGGATTCAGGCGGCGAAGACGGCGAGCCGGTGGACTTCTCGGAGCAGACGCCGGTTGGCGCATGTCCGAAGTGTCAGTCGAAGGTCTACGAGCACGGCATGAGCTATATCTGCGAGAACTCGGTCGCAAATCCGAAGACCTGCGATTTCCGCTCAGGCAAGGTGATCCTGCAGCAGGAAATGTCGCGCGAGCAGATGACGAAGTTGCTCGAGGAAGGACGCACGGACTTGCTGACGGGCTTCAAGTCGTCGCGTACGGGTCGGAACTTCAAAGCGTTCCTCGTGAAGCAGCCGGACGGCAAGATCGGCTTCGAGTTCGAGAAGAAGGAACCGAAGCCGGGTGCGAAGACCGCTGTCAAACGCGGTGCGGCGGCTGCAGCGCCGGAAGCAGAAGACGAAGGTGATGGCGACGTGGCAGTCGCGGCAAAGAAAACGACCGTGAAGGTTGCGGCGAAGAAAGCGCCCGCAAAGAAGGCTGCGGCCAAGAAGGCGCCGGCCCGGAAGACCGCGAGTTAG
- a CDS encoding thioredoxin family protein yields MPALNLDTDADRIAERMASAGTLLVACLCAEWCGTCRDYREGFDKLADAHPDICFAWIDIENQADRFDDLDVENFPTILIEDAVTTRFFGTVLPQTSIVARMLTDLSALPGMAGAPKIRPALVAA; encoded by the coding sequence ATGCCCGCGCTGAACCTCGACACCGACGCCGACCGGATTGCCGAGCGCATGGCAAGCGCCGGCACACTGCTCGTTGCGTGCCTGTGCGCCGAGTGGTGCGGGACCTGCCGGGATTATCGGGAGGGGTTCGACAAGCTTGCCGATGCTCATCCGGACATCTGCTTCGCATGGATCGATATTGAAAACCAGGCGGACCGGTTCGACGATCTCGATGTGGAGAACTTCCCGACCATATTGATCGAGGACGCTGTTACCACGCGGTTTTTTGGCACGGTTTTGCCGCAAACGTCCATCGTTGCAAGGATGTTGACGGACTTGAGCGCATTGCCGGGCATGGCCGGCGCGCCAAAAATACGTCCTGCGCTGGTCGCCGCCTAG
- the dprA gene encoding DNA-processing protein DprA — protein MTPFLLPTTAAAPRLGVTDPNDVSAWLRLANAGGLQPIALRALLAEFGSPHAVLDQSFGALAAIAGEKAARAVVAPPPSSELGTFDECLGRTLEWASIEGNSIVTLADTAYPPALLTMPDPPPLLYVKGRLDLLQSRAVAIVGSRSATPQGIEDANRFAHALSNAGLAVVSGLALGIDAAAHRGGMSGTGGTIAVIGTGADLVYPSSHHALAHEIAANGTIVSEWPLGTPARSANFPQRNRLIAGLSSGVFIVEAAMRSGSLITARLANEMGRDVFAMPGSVHAPLARGCHRMIKQGAKLVETPEDILEEFGFKIETEPDVAPKGRKRGKARVAKDLAERETTESEFALALQSARVSRPATASWASAKVEDPDAARLLDALGHSPATLEILAERTEMNGATLQSLLLQLEMSGRIGALPGGRFTRLER, from the coding sequence ATGACGCCTTTCCTGTTGCCGACGACCGCCGCTGCGCCCCGCTTGGGCGTAACTGATCCGAACGATGTTTCGGCCTGGCTGCGCCTTGCGAATGCAGGCGGCTTGCAGCCCATCGCGTTGCGCGCGTTGCTCGCGGAATTCGGCAGTCCGCATGCGGTGCTGGACCAGTCGTTCGGGGCGCTGGCAGCCATCGCAGGGGAGAAAGCGGCGCGAGCGGTCGTCGCGCCGCCGCCATCTTCAGAACTCGGCACCTTCGACGAATGCCTTGGTCGGACGCTGGAATGGGCGTCCATCGAAGGGAATTCGATCGTCACGCTCGCCGATACCGCTTACCCGCCGGCGCTCCTGACCATGCCCGATCCGCCGCCCTTGCTATATGTAAAGGGACGGCTCGATTTGTTGCAATCGCGTGCTGTTGCCATTGTCGGCAGCCGGAGCGCAACGCCCCAAGGTATTGAAGACGCGAACCGGTTCGCGCACGCGCTTTCCAATGCTGGCCTCGCGGTCGTATCGGGACTTGCGCTCGGTATCGATGCTGCCGCGCATCGGGGCGGCATGAGCGGCACGGGCGGGACGATCGCGGTCATCGGGACGGGCGCGGATCTGGTTTATCCGTCATCGCACCACGCGCTGGCGCACGAAATCGCGGCAAACGGCACGATTGTCTCCGAGTGGCCGCTCGGCACGCCGGCCCGGTCGGCGAATTTCCCGCAGCGCAACCGGCTCATCGCCGGGCTTTCGAGCGGCGTATTCATTGTCGAAGCCGCGATGCGCTCGGGATCGCTGATCACAGCTCGACTCGCGAACGAAATGGGGCGTGACGTCTTCGCCATGCCCGGATCGGTCCACGCGCCGCTTGCGCGCGGGTGTCATCGGATGATCAAGCAGGGAGCAAAACTGGTCGAAACGCCGGAGGACATTCTCGAAGAGTTTGGTTTCAAGATAGAAACGGAACCGGACGTCGCGCCGAAGGGACGCAAACGCGGCAAGGCGCGTGTTGCCAAGGACCTTGCCGAGCGCGAAACAACCGAAAGCGAGTTTGCGCTGGCGCTGCAAAGCGCGCGGGTCAGCCGGCCGGCGACGGCGTCGTGGGCATCGGCGAAAGTCGAAGATCCCGACGCCGCCCGTCTGCTCGATGCCCTGGGCCATTCCCCGGCCACGCTTGAAATTCTTGCTGAACGGACCGAAATGAATGGCGCCACGCTGCAAAGCCTGTTGCTGCAACTTGAAATGTCAGGGCGAATAGGTGCATTGCCCGGCGGCCGATTTACCCGCCTCGAACGCTGA
- the def gene encoding peptide deformylase, with protein sequence MALLHILTYPDKRLHKVAKPVEVVDDRIRKLVADMAETMYAAPGVGLAATQVDAHERVIVIDVSDTHDQLQAFINPEIIWSSDEKKDHEEGCLSVPGIYDFVERPEQVRVRALNEKGETFEIDCEGLLAVCIQHEMDHLTGRVFVEYLSSLKQTRIRGKMKKLEKAL encoded by the coding sequence ATGGCTCTGCTACACATACTCACCTACCCGGACAAGCGGCTCCACAAGGTCGCAAAACCCGTAGAAGTCGTCGATGACCGGATTCGCAAGCTCGTCGCGGACATGGCCGAAACCATGTACGCGGCGCCGGGCGTCGGCCTTGCCGCGACCCAGGTCGACGCGCATGAACGCGTGATCGTGATCGACGTCTCGGACACGCACGACCAGCTTCAGGCATTTATCAACCCTGAAATCATCTGGTCGAGCGACGAGAAGAAGGATCACGAGGAAGGCTGTCTGTCCGTGCCGGGCATCTACGACTTTGTTGAGCGGCCTGAGCAAGTGCGCGTGCGAGCGCTGAACGAGAAGGGCGAGACGTTCGAGATCGACTGCGAGGGTCTGCTCGCGGTGTGCATCCAGCACGAAATGGATCACCTGACGGGACGTGTGTTTGTTGAGTACCTGTCGTCGCTCAAGCAGACGCGGATTCGCGGCAAGATGAAAAAGCTCGAAAAGGCGCTGTGA
- the fmt gene encoding methionyl-tRNA formyltransferase → MTQSLRVVFAGTPEFAAAALAAIHAAGFQVPLVLTQPDRPAGRGMKLATSPVKRFALEHALEVAQPTSLRRNGKYPEEAAAAIERLKNTPHDVMVVAAYGLILPQEVLDIPPLGAINIHGSLLPRWRGAAPIHRAIEAGDAETGITLMQMDAGLDTGAMIREGRIAISPHDTTATLHDRMAQLGADLVVDALRDLERNGSLPSTPQPQDGATYAEKIAKHEAALDWRRPASMLARQIRAFDPFPGAFGTIDGVAVKIWAAEPIEFEANEDAGVIVDSGAEGVIVACGQGALRVTQLQKPGGKRLPVREFLAGSPIVKGQRFELREVAPGA, encoded by the coding sequence ATGACTCAATCGCTGCGTGTCGTGTTTGCAGGAACGCCTGAATTTGCGGCCGCCGCGCTGGCCGCCATTCACGCTGCCGGTTTCCAGGTGCCACTCGTGCTGACTCAACCTGACCGGCCCGCCGGGCGCGGCATGAAGCTCGCCACGAGTCCCGTGAAGCGCTTTGCACTCGAGCATGCTCTTGAAGTCGCCCAGCCTACGTCCTTGCGGCGCAACGGCAAGTACCCGGAAGAAGCGGCCGCCGCTATTGAACGGCTGAAAAACACGCCGCACGATGTCATGGTGGTTGCGGCCTACGGGCTGATCCTGCCGCAGGAAGTGCTCGATATCCCGCCGCTTGGCGCAATCAACATTCACGGATCGTTGTTGCCGCGCTGGCGTGGCGCGGCGCCCATTCATCGGGCGATTGAAGCGGGTGACGCTGAAACAGGCATCACCCTCATGCAAATGGATGCCGGTCTCGACACGGGCGCGATGATCCGCGAAGGGCGGATCGCCATCTCGCCGCACGACACGACAGCGACGCTGCATGACCGCATGGCGCAACTGGGCGCGGATCTCGTAGTCGATGCCCTGCGCGATCTCGAACGCAACGGCTCGCTGCCCTCCACACCCCAGCCGCAAGACGGCGCGACCTACGCTGAAAAGATCGCGAAGCATGAAGCCGCGCTCGACTGGCGTCGTCCGGCGAGCATGCTGGCGCGGCAGATTCGCGCGTTCGATCCGTTTCCCGGTGCGTTTGGAACCATCGACGGCGTCGCGGTGAAGATCTGGGCGGCCGAACCCATTGAGTTCGAAGCGAACGAAGACGCAGGCGTGATCGTGGATAGTGGCGCAGAAGGGGTAATCGTGGCTTGCGGTCAGGGCGCGTTGCGCGTCACGCAACTGCAAAAACCGGGCGGCAAACGCCTGCCGGTGCGCGAGTTCCTCGCTGGATCGCCTATTGTTAAAGGACAGCGCTTCGAGCTTCGCGAAGTCGCGCCGGGCGCCTGA
- the htpX gene encoding zinc metalloprotease HtpX, with product MFNWVKTAMLMAAITALFVVIGGMIGGSKGMALALVVALAMNFFSYWFSDKLVLKMYNAQEVDEATAPQFYRMVRELATRAQLPMPKVYLIDEAAPNAFATGRNPEHAAVAATTGILRVLSERELRGVMAHELAHVKHRDILISTVSATMAGAISALANFAMFFGGRDSEGRPSNPIASIAVAILAPIAGALIQMAISRAREFEADRGGAQISGDPQALASALEKIHAYASGTPFPTAEQHPATAQMMIMNPLAGGGISKLFSTHPATEERVARLMEMARTGRME from the coding sequence ATGTTCAATTGGGTCAAAACCGCGATGCTGATGGCAGCGATCACGGCCCTTTTTGTCGTGATTGGTGGAATGATCGGCGGCAGCAAAGGTATGGCGCTCGCGCTGGTCGTCGCTCTCGCGATGAATTTTTTCTCGTACTGGTTCTCCGACAAGCTCGTGCTGAAGATGTACAACGCACAGGAAGTCGACGAAGCCACCGCGCCGCAGTTCTACCGGATGGTGCGCGAACTGGCGACCCGGGCACAGTTGCCCATGCCGAAGGTGTATCTCATCGACGAAGCCGCGCCTAACGCGTTCGCCACCGGCCGCAACCCGGAGCACGCGGCCGTTGCCGCGACCACGGGCATCCTGCGCGTGCTGTCCGAGCGCGAACTGCGCGGCGTGATGGCGCACGAACTTGCGCACGTGAAGCATCGGGACATCCTGATTTCGACGGTATCGGCGACCATGGCCGGCGCGATTTCCGCACTTGCCAACTTCGCGATGTTCTTTGGCGGCCGCGATTCGGAAGGACGTCCGTCGAATCCGATCGCGAGTATTGCGGTCGCGATTCTTGCGCCGATCGCCGGCGCGCTGATCCAGATGGCCATATCGCGGGCACGTGAATTCGAAGCCGATCGCGGCGGCGCGCAGATTTCCGGCGATCCTCAGGCGCTGGCGAGCGCGCTCGAGAAGATTCATGCGTATGCGTCGGGCACACCGTTTCCCACGGCCGAGCAACATCCCGCCACTGCGCAGATGATGATCATGAATCCGCTGGCCGGCGGCGGAATCTCCAAACTGTTTTCCACGCACCCGGCCACGGAAGAACGTGTCGCGCGTTTGATGGAAATGGCGCGGACCGGCCGCATGGAGTGA
- the rsmB gene encoding 16S rRNA (cytosine(967)-C(5))-methyltransferase RsmB, whose product MTEKPSRRRAVSSADSSRASSDARLATPHLAPDSLAFALDAAAQAVGAVRGGSALPAALQTVIAATHVAVSRGATQDIAYRTLRRLAVADALSAKLVRKAPPPHVSNVMACAFALLVDDEAHAAYTPFTVVDQAVNAIAARREFAFAKGLVNAVLRTFLREREALLAEVRRDPVARFNYPAWWIDAVKRAQPDEWENILDAGNRQGPLTLRVNARRMSVEQYLDLLKAEQIEAEAAGLHAVRLKTPMSVDKIPGFADGVVSVQDAGAQLAAQLLDVRDGMRVLDACAAPGGKTGHVLELANVELIAVESDAGRARRIGENLQRLKVQAEIRVGDAGNTADWSDGDPFDRILADVPCSASGIVRRHPDIRWLRRPSDIAALVGEQRRILAALWPLVATGGELLYVTCSIFPEEGELQAQWFGEVHEDAVRLDAPGQLLPTASHAGTARLQDSPDPVTNSLTDNSGEAQRTHSTSKRDTGAFADHDGFFYARFQKR is encoded by the coding sequence ATGACCGAAAAGCCTTCCCGACGCCGCGCCGTATCATCGGCGGATAGCAGCCGGGCGTCCTCCGACGCACGCCTCGCCACGCCTCACCTTGCTCCCGATTCGCTCGCGTTCGCGCTCGATGCCGCCGCGCAAGCCGTCGGCGCCGTGCGCGGCGGTTCGGCGCTGCCCGCCGCGTTGCAAACCGTGATCGCTGCCACGCACGTGGCTGTGTCGCGCGGCGCGACGCAAGATATCGCGTATCGCACGTTGCGGCGGCTTGCGGTCGCCGACGCGTTGTCGGCCAAACTGGTACGCAAGGCGCCGCCGCCGCATGTATCGAATGTGATGGCGTGTGCGTTTGCACTGCTCGTCGATGACGAAGCCCACGCCGCTTACACGCCATTCACCGTGGTCGATCAGGCCGTCAACGCCATCGCGGCGCGGCGCGAGTTTGCGTTTGCAAAGGGCCTGGTCAACGCCGTCCTGCGTACGTTCCTGCGCGAGCGCGAGGCGTTGCTGGCTGAAGTCCGGCGCGATCCGGTCGCGCGCTTCAATTACCCGGCATGGTGGATCGATGCAGTGAAGCGCGCCCAGCCGGACGAGTGGGAGAACATTCTCGACGCCGGCAACCGGCAAGGCCCGCTCACGCTTCGTGTGAACGCGCGGCGCATGAGCGTGGAGCAATATCTCGATCTCCTGAAGGCCGAGCAGATCGAAGCCGAAGCCGCCGGCCTTCACGCAGTGCGCCTGAAAACGCCGATGTCCGTCGACAAGATCCCCGGTTTCGCCGACGGCGTCGTCTCCGTCCAGGACGCCGGCGCGCAACTCGCCGCGCAATTGCTGGACGTGCGCGACGGCATGCGTGTGCTCGATGCGTGCGCGGCGCCCGGCGGCAAGACGGGTCACGTGCTGGAACTGGCGAACGTCGAATTGATCGCGGTGGAAAGCGACGCGGGTCGCGCCAGACGCATTGGCGAAAACCTGCAGCGCCTGAAAGTGCAGGCCGAGATTCGCGTCGGCGATGCAGGCAACACTGCCGACTGGTCCGACGGCGATCCGTTCGACCGCATTCTTGCCGACGTGCCGTGCTCGGCATCGGGCATCGTGCGGCGTCATCCGGATATTCGCTGGTTGCGGCGTCCGTCGGACATTGCCGCGCTCGTCGGGGAACAGCGCCGCATCCTCGCCGCGCTCTGGCCACTGGTCGCCACCGGTGGCGAGTTGCTCTACGTTACGTGCTCGATCTTCCCGGAAGAGGGCGAGTTGCAGGCGCAGTGGTTTGGAGAGGTGCACGAAGATGCGGTACGATTGGACGCGCCGGGGCAATTATTGCCGACAGCGAGCCATGCTGGCACGGCTCGCTTGCAAGATTCACCGGACCCGGTCACGAACTCGCTGACGGACAATTCAGGCGAGGCGCAACGTACCCATTCAACATCGAAGCGGGACACGGGAGCCTTTGCGGACCACGACGGATTCTTCTACGCGCGCTTTCAGAAACGGTGA
- a CDS encoding DUF4390 domain-containing protein, with protein sequence MTIKRFFPLRRALAGQTVPAWLLSLALSLVLSLALSFLPVEAAQADPIAVQRASLQADGTGWSLDARFDFDLNSSLEDAVNKGVPLYFTTDFDLSRPRWYWFDEEPVSVSQSIRLSFQPLTREYRVSTGGLQLGFATLAEALAVIKHVTSWHVIDRNQVQPGETYSASVRMQLDIALMPKPFQIDAVNNRDWNLSSDWKRFTFTAAPNAK encoded by the coding sequence GTGACGATCAAACGCTTTTTTCCGCTTCGACGCGCGCTCGCCGGCCAGACTGTGCCGGCTTGGCTGTTGAGCCTCGCGTTGAGCCTCGTGTTGAGTCTCGCGCTGTCGTTTCTGCCGGTCGAGGCCGCGCAGGCTGATCCTATTGCCGTGCAGCGCGCGTCGCTGCAGGCCGACGGTACGGGGTGGAGTCTCGACGCCCGTTTCGATTTCGACCTCAACAGCAGCCTGGAAGACGCCGTGAACAAGGGCGTGCCGCTCTATTTCACGACCGATTTCGATCTGTCGCGGCCGCGCTGGTACTGGTTCGATGAAGAGCCGGTCAGCGTCTCGCAAAGCATCCGGCTGTCGTTTCAGCCGTTGACGCGCGAGTATCGGGTGTCGACGGGTGGTTTGCAGCTTGGTTTCGCCACGCTTGCCGAAGCGCTCGCGGTGATCAAGCACGTCACATCGTGGCATGTGATCGATCGTAATCAAGTGCAACCCGGCGAGACATATAGTGCGTCGGTACGCATGCAACTGGACATCGCGCTGATGCCCAAGCCATTCCAGATCGACGCGGTCAACAATCGCGACTGGAATCTTTCTTCCGACTGGAAGCGGTTCACTTTCACGGCGGCGCCCAATGCTAAATAA